The Deinococcus betulae sequence GCGTGCCGACTGATGTGCTGGCCGAGATGACAGCGGTGCTGGCCCAGGTGGCGGCGGCGCAGGCCTCGACGCTGCCAGTGCCCGCCCCTGCAATTCAAGAAGAGGAGCTGCGGCCGATGGATGCCGAGGACGTGCTGCGCGCGACCGGCGAGTGGCCCGCCGTGCCCGGCCTGGACGAAGCCCCCCTAGACCGGGGTCACCCATGACCGCGCCAACGCCCCGCGCTTCGGGCTTCAAGCAGGGCCAGGACGCGACCGTGACCTTCAACGTTTCAGGGGTCACGCTGCCGAGCGGGACCACCGTGCAGGCGCAGCTGCGCACGCGGCTGGGGAGTGAGGTGCTGTACGACATGGGGCAGGGTGCGGTCGTCACTGGGCAGAGCGTCACGCTCAAGATTCCGGGCGTGCAGAGCAAGGCCTGGACGCCGAAGGCCGTGGAGTTCGAGCTGGACAGCACGGTCATCTTAATTGGGCCAGCACCAGAGCGCGCGCACCTCGCGGCCTTTGATCTGGTGCTGGTGTGGCAGGCCAGCTACACCCGGGGCGGGGCATGAGCGACGTGATCGTGAACGTGACGGTGCAGCCGGGGCCAGCGCTGGCCATCGGCGTGTCGGTGACGCCTGGTCCCGCCGTCACGATCGAGGTGGACCAGGGCGGCGCTGGCTCGACGGGACCCACCGGGCCACAGGGGCCGACTGGGGCCGCAGGGTCTACTGGTGCCACCGGATCCACGGGTAACACAGGCCCGACCGGAGCGGCGGGGGCGCCAGGTGGCACCGGTGCTCCAGGGCCAGCCGGTGCGAATGGCAGTCCTGGGGTAACAGGCGCAACCGGCCCAATGGGTCCAGCAGGCGCCACTGGCCCGGCAGGATCAACTGGGGCTCAAGGGCCTGCAGGTGTTGCTGGGTCAACCGGATCTCAGGGGCCAGCTGGCGCTGCTGGTGCCACCGGTCCAACTGGAGCCGACGGCGCGGGCGGCAGCATGGGCCCGACCGGTGCTCAGGGCGTTGCCGGACCAACAGGACCAACGGGCACCCCAGGTGCTACCGGCAGCCAGGGGCCCGCAGGCCCAGCGGGGAGCACCGGCACTGGCGGCCCGACTGGGGCCACGGGTGCGGACGGCACACCTGGCGTGGCGGGCAGCGCGGGGGCGACTGGCCCCACAGGCCCGACTGGTGCACAGGGGGCAACTGGGGCCACTGGCCCACAAGGCGCACCGGGAGCTACGGGCTCTCAGGGCAATCCCGGTGTCACCGGGAGTCAGGGGCCCGCAGGCGCCACCGGCTCGCCGGGTGATCCTGGCCCACAAGGCGCATCAGGGGCCACTGGTCCTGCAGGCGCTACCGGCCCTCAGGGCAATGCCGGCGCCGCAGGCTCAGTGGGGGCTCAGGGCTCGACTGGGCCAGCTGGGCCGACCGGCGCCACCGGGGCCACGGGCACGCAGGGCAACCCTGGGGCCACGGGCGCCACCGGCCCTGCCGGGAGTGATGGTGCGGCAGGAACGGCCGGTCCCACCGGCCCGACTGGGGCAACCGGCGCACAGGGCCCAGCAGGCGCAACGGGAGGCGTAGGACCGACCGGCGCCACTGGGGCTCAGGGCGGTGTTGGTGCAACCGGAGCCACCGGCCCTGCAGGTGCGGACGGCAGCAGCGGTGGAGGCTCGCTGTCCCTCTTTGGCCCAGGTACAGACGGGGCGGTCACGCTGGCCAGCAACACCACCCTGACGCGGGACATGTACTACAGCGCCCTGACCGTGCCTGCCGGCATCATCCTGACCCTGAGCGGCTACCGCATCTTCGTGGCCGGCACTTTGACCGTGAACGGAACCATCCGACAGAACGGCAGCGGTGCCCAGAACGCCAGCAGCGGCAGTGGGGGCGCGAGTGCGGGCACGCTCGGCAGCGGCACCACTGGGGCGAGTGCGAGTACGGGCGTCGCGGTGGCTGGGTCCGGTGGCACCAACACGCTGGGCGGCATCGGCGGGGGCGGCGGCAGTGGCTCGGGCGGGGCGGCCAGTGGGGCCAACCTGAGCAATCCCACGGCGGCCCTGGGCGGGAATGAACTGCTGTTTAGTCCGCTGTGGGGGCTATACCCCCTGCCTCTGGCGACCACGACTCGGCATAACGGCGGAGCCAGCGGCGGGGCAGGGGCTGGTGACGGCACCAACTCAGGCGGCGGCGGTGCGGGTGGTGGAGGCGTCATCGTGATCTATGCGCAGACCGTGACGGGCAGCGGCCGGATCGAGGCCCTGGGTGGGGTGGGGAACTTCCGCACGGTGGGCAACGTGGGCGGCGGCGGCGGCGGCGGAGGCGGCGTGATCTACCTCGTGAGTACCACCATCAGCGCCTTCAACCACCTGCCGAATCAGGTGACCCAGACGCAAACGACCACCCTGGGCGGCGTCACGCTGGATGTGAGCGGCGGCAATGGGGGTGCAGGCGCAGGCACCGGGACGGCCGGCACGGCAGGCAAGGCCGGGCGCATTGTGCTGCACAAAGTGGCGGCTTGATCCCCACAGACAATTTGCGCCAAACACTTGCCCCCGCTCGCGCTTCGGCGTGGCGGGGGCTTTCTTATTAATTGTGATGAAGGTAATACTCTTCTGCTTATTTGATACTAAATTTGGGAGCAAATTGCCCGAAGTCCAATAGGCCACGGATGTTTTCCGGCTTCACAATAGGTGCATGACCCTTAGCGACCTATGCTTTGCGATCTTCTTTATCCTAATCACTTCAGCCTTGCTTAAAGCGCATTCTTTGAACAGCGCTGAAGCCACACTGCTGTTCAAGGGAATGTTGAGAGATATGCGAATTCTGACCTTAGCCGGGCTGACTGCAGAGGTGCTGATTAAAATTTTTGGAAACCACTAGAGCTTTCGTCAACAAAAGAGGTGGGACTATAGCGCAAGCTTGCTCTCTTTCTCAAGGCACGCTCGTGGCCCATCCGTATGGACATCCGCTTCCACCGTGTACCGCTGCGGCCATTTCTCGGCCTGCCAAGTCTCTGCCTCTCGGGTCCACATCAGTACCTGCCCGGCATCCTCACCCGCCGCCGTGCGGGCCGCGTGGGCGGTGGCAAAGGGGCCGAGGCGGCGCAGGACTTCACCGGTGGTGGCGTAGGTGATCAGGAGGTAGGGCATAAAACTACATTCATCCCTATATCAAAAAGGAAACTAAGTCTAAAGTTGTGCTGCGATCTCACTCTATTTCCAGCATATTGGATGTTGTAAGTGATCCAGCAGGTTGCACTGTCAAGATTCGGCTTTTCATCGTCCCCTTACCTGAAAAATGGAAGGTATTCTTGACACGTCTTGCCTCTAAGAAGAGAATCTCCATTTCAGTTTGTAGATTCACTACACATTCCGTTAAATCAAGCTGTCTAGTATGTTTAATCAATATAGGATGGTTATTTTTGAGCCCCTCTCTTTTAATCATCTTTCCGGTATCAGAATTAGTGCTGAATGCTACATCTATAGAAGATGGTAACGGGCTTTCCATAATAGCGTCATTCATTTGACGGAGAATATCATCTATTTCCTTTGTATGCTCCTCCGGTAATTTTATATTATGCGAGTCAAAACTTGAATAGTCTTCAACATATTTACCTAGATTTTGATACATAATTTGTGAATGTCCCAAGAATGATAATTGGATTCTAAGTCTATTTTCCGATTCTCCTATATCCTTATTCCATATAGAGCCATCTACTAAGACATAGTCATCTTCTACCTTAAATGTATCTGAATCAGAATAAGTTATTACAGTCCCCTTGGGTATAACCAATTGCATGTTATCCTGTGCCAGTCTGCGCATTATTCGTAGAATTGTTCTAAACTGGTCTGGCATGACCCTGCCATCTGAATCAAATTTCAAGTTGATTTTGACCTGCAAAGTGTGTATCCCTTTCGGTATCAGCTTCAAAGAGACATGGGCATTTTGATTCCCGAGACTTTCATGAATATCAATCTCTATAATGTGTGACACTGGTCCGAGCTTCATGTGTGCACTGCAGTGCAGTTTGGACTCTTCTCCTGCGTTTAGACGTAGTCTAACATCCGTTTCGACCAGTGCCTCTCGAACTTCAACCCTCAAATCTTTTGCCGGTGGCAGAAGCCAGTCGTCTAGCTCTTTAAGTCCGTAGCTCATAGAAAGCTCGTCTTCATTGGAGGATAGGGATAGTGAGTCGCGCATTCCCCCTTCCTGCCAACGCTCCAAAGCCTTAGCATTTTCACCCATTAGAGAAATATGCAGCAGCGCTTTACCGCTAACTTTTGGGCGCTGACCCTGTTTAACGGTTATTTCCATATCCTTCTGTCCAGCGCGTATCAGTAAGTCAGAGATGTCATGATTGGCACTAACACCTGGTGCTTCTCGCCGACGCTGAGCGTCACCAACCAGCTTTGCGAACTCAGGCATCTGTTGTACCAAATATGTATTAAGTTGCATTTCGCCTGTCAATCGCTCATTAGCAGTTTTGCCTGTGACCTGTACGACCGCAGCCAAAAGTGCATGAGTAACAAGTAGTGCCTCTAGATTCTGCGGGTCTGTAACTCCAGAAATTTGAACGGCATCCGTAACAGTCGAATGTATTTCCTTCAAGCTTTTCAGTCTAGAAATTTTTTTAAGGACGCCGGCATTTTTAACACGGTTAAATAAATCATCTGCCTGTTGTCTGGTAGAACATGTTGTCTGAAGGTTCTCTCTGATTACTTTTAGTGCCTCTCTCCGCGTCCAAGGTGCGAGTAAGTGCGGGATTATTGAGTTGATAAACGCCCCCCCAGCAGGTCCAAGGAGCTTCGCGGCAGCTGTTGCAGAGATCATATTTATACTTTATGACGGAAAAATTGAGCGACCATATTTTGCAGACGAAATTCAGGGTGGATGATCATCTGTAGATGTCTGGCTAGTTGTCGGCCAGTGCGGGGGCCAGCCCCAGGGGATGAGGGGGTTAGTCGGCGCTGAACAGTGGGCCGAAGGTGGGCTCTTCAGGCGCCGTCGGCGCTTCGGGCGCCTCTTTGTTCGCCCGGTTGCCACGGGCACGCACCGCGCCTCGGCGACCAGGAACGCCCAGCATCTTCTGGAGGGCTTCCATCGTCGCCCAGCCCCCCTCCGCGACCATCGCGCAGAATTCGTCCAGCACCGGAATGCCCCGCTCCGTCACCATGCTCGTGATACCTGGAACGTTCTCCAGCACGAAGGTTTGCGGCTTCAGTTCCACGATCAGGCGCGCGAACTCGAAAATCAGACTGTTGCGCGGGTCCACCACGTTCCGCTTGCCCGCCGTACTGAAGCCCTGGCAGGGTGGCCCACCGAACAGCACATCCAACTCGCCGGGCGCCAGTTCCAGGGCCTTCAGGACCTGCTGGCCGCTGAACTTCCGGATGTCCCCGAAGAACACGTGCTGCGTGCCGGGTATCTCAGGGTGGTGACTGATCCAGCCGCTGCCCGCCGTGGGCAAGAGGTCCAGCTGGTGGAGTTGCTCAGGCGTGAAGTCCTCACCCGCGTCCTGCGCCTGCTGGACGTCCTTCTTCCAGCGCTTGGTCTCGCGCAGCAGCTGTGTGTTCAGCCGTTCGGCATCTTCCGGCGTGGCCCAGTGCAGTTCCACCTGGCCGTAGCGGCAGAGATTCATCATGTAGGTGATCGTGGCGTCGGCGGCGTATTCGAACATGCCGATGACCTCGATGCCAGCCTGCTTCATGCCGCAGCTGAACCCGCCCGCCCCGGCGAACAGGTCCAGGCCCAGCACGCCGGGGCCGTAGCGGTGGCGTCCCTTGCGGGTGAGTTGCTCGGGCACGATCAGGCCGCTGCGGACCTGGGTCCAGTGGCGGCCGTGGCGCTCGGGGTGAGGCACATACAGGCCAGCAGCAGTGCGGTTCAGCGTGGCAGTCATCAGGGCCTCCTCAGGCGACCTTGGGGTGATGGGGGGCGCGGGCACAGGCAAACGCTTGGCGCTCGGCGGGGGTGGTGCCAAACGACTTCATGCGGCGCCCGTGCGCGGAGTCATCCAGTACAGTCAGGGCATGATCTTCATGCAGAGCGGACCAAGGCTGTTGAGTCTGGCCGGCTTGGGCGTGGCCATCCTGGCTGTGGTCCTGACGTGGTCGCACGTGATCCAGGGCCCGGCGTACGTCATCCTGGCCACCGTGGGCATCGCGATGATGGTCGGTGCGGACCTGTGGTCGGTGTGGCTGCGCCAAGCGACGT is a genomic window containing:
- a CDS encoding collagen-like protein; the protein is MGAQGSTGPAGPTGATGATGTQGNPGATGATGPAGSDGAAGTAGPTGPTGATGAQGPAGATGGVGPTGATGAQGGVGATGATGPAGADGSSGGGSLSLFGPGTDGAVTLASNTTLTRDMYYSALTVPAGIILTLSGYRIFVAGTLTVNGTIRQNGSGAQNASSGSGGASAGTLGSGTTGASASTGVAVAGSGGTNTLGGIGGGGGSGSGGAASGANLSNPTAALGGNELLFSPLWGLYPLPLATTTRHNGGASGGAGAGDGTNSGGGGAGGGGVIVIYAQTVTGSGRIEALGGVGNFRTVGNVGGGGGGGGGVIYLVSTTISAFNHLPNQVTQTQTTTLGGVTLDVSGGNGGAGAGTGTAGTAGKAGRIVLHKVAA
- a CDS encoding DNA cytosine methyltransferase, encoding MTATLNRTAAGLYVPHPERHGRHWTQVRSGLIVPEQLTRKGRHRYGPGVLGLDLFAGAGGFSCGMKQAGIEVIGMFEYAADATITYMMNLCRYGQVELHWATPEDAERLNTQLLRETKRWKKDVQQAQDAGEDFTPEQLHQLDLLPTAGSGWISHHPEIPGTQHVFFGDIRKFSGQQVLKALELAPGELDVLFGGPPCQGFSTAGKRNVVDPRNSLIFEFARLIVELKPQTFVLENVPGITSMVTERGIPVLDEFCAMVAEGGWATMEALQKMLGVPGRRGAVRARGNRANKEAPEAPTAPEEPTFGPLFSAD